Within the Salvia hispanica cultivar TCC Black 2014 chromosome 4, UniMelb_Shisp_WGS_1.0, whole genome shotgun sequence genome, the region AAGTGAAGTTGTTGGGAGGGTTGGGGTATAGCCCATTTGTGAATAGAGTGGAAATAGctctaaaattaaaagggGTTGAATATGAATCCATAGCAGAGGATGTGAAAAACAAGTCACCCCTTCTCTTACAACACAATccaattcacaaaaaaattccTGTTTTGATACATGATGGGAAGGGCATTGCTGAATCAGTGATCATTGTTGAATACATTGATCAAGTTTGGGAAGGTCCACCAATTCTTCCCAAGGATCCTTATCAAAGAGCCATGGCTCGTTTTTGGGCCAAGTTCATTGATGAAAAGGTACCTCATCTCCACTTCACTAACTACTCTCtctttcactttctttttaatattcatgtttgtgtaattgtgtttatagtgCATCTCTGCAACGTGGAAAGCTTGTTGGAGTACAGGAGAGGAGCAAGAGAAGTCCAAGGAGGAAGCAATGGAAGCCCTCAAGTTTCTTGAAGATGAAATCAAAGGCAAGAAATTTTTTGGAGGTGACAATATTGGATTTGTAGATATTGCTGCCAATTTCATTGGATATTGGGTTCCAATCATATCGGAGGTTAAGGGAGTCCATCTCATTACAGAGGAAAATTTTCCCAATTTATGGAGATGGATGAATGACTATTGCAATGACAACTTTCTCAAGGAAATCCTACCTAGCAAGGATGCTCTATTTGAAAGATTCAAGTCCATATAGGTTCATCCCAATACTTGGTCGCACTTCAATTCTATTTGATGCAATCATTTATGTCTTCTACTTTAATGAATTGAGTGTGCAACATTTGTGATTTTGATCAGTTATACGAAGACTGAagtaaaattcaattaatggTTTCAATTTCTTcgattatattattaaatcagAACTGAGGATGCTAtgatggaattttttttaccgTTTTTATTTGGAGAATCTGATGatgttttattcaaaattcaccattttttttttgccttgTGTTGAACTCCGGTTCATGTTGTTTGTGGCGAGATGTTTGTGGTCTTTGAATTGTCATGTTTGTAGTGTGcatatctttattttaaatgctGATTGACGAGATGTATTCTGTGATAGTATTACAAATTGTGCAAGGTTTTGGTTTcatatcctatttttatactctTTAGTGTGTTgcgaaaataaaatgactaaGTGAAACATTCAATAACTTGGAAGAACAAGATTATAAATTAGACATATATtacatcattttcttttgtgaTTGTTGTCAATAACTTTGAAGAAATGAAGatttgtcaaaaaaataaattagatgttgtataattttattgtattttgaaatatatgactttaaaattaaataatactctgtaagattatttttggtgttattttatttttttcgtgtCATGTAATCACCTCTCGcatcacaaacaaaaaatcttGTACATCCAACTGTTAATATGTCCAACTGTTTAATCCTAATGCTTAGTAATGTCTTGTCACTACAAATCTATG harbors:
- the LOC125218678 gene encoding probable glutathione S-transferase isoform X2 yields the protein MGEVKLLGGLGYSPFVNRVEIALKLKGVEYESIAEDVKNKSPLLLQHNPIHKKIPVLIHDGKGIAESVIIVEYIDQVWEGPPILPKDPYQRAMARFWAKFIDEKCISATWKACWSTGEEQEKSKEEAMEALKFLEDEIKEENFPNLWRWMNDYCNDNFLKEILPSKDALFERFKSI
- the LOC125218678 gene encoding probable glutathione S-transferase isoform X1; protein product: MGEVKLLGGLGYSPFVNRVEIALKLKGVEYESIAEDVKNKSPLLLQHNPIHKKIPVLIHDGKGIAESVIIVEYIDQVWEGPPILPKDPYQRAMARFWAKFIDEKCISATWKACWSTGEEQEKSKEEAMEALKFLEDEIKGKKFFGGDNIGFVDIAANFIGYWVPIISEVKGVHLITEENFPNLWRWMNDYCNDNFLKEILPSKDALFERFKSI